A part of Solibacillus sp. FSL H8-0538 genomic DNA contains:
- a CDS encoding cytochrome (ubi)quinol oxidase subunit III — MDFNTKYTPQTWPKHPEQATQEGKNKVVGFWIFLACEVVLFASLFATYLALKNKGPAGMEFSTQSLFELPLAFMMTMLLLTSSLTSVYAMYHMKNYNFKGMQTWLAITVILGLGFLGLEIYEFNHYVHIGFGYTQSAFSSAFFTLVGTHGLHVIIGLVWFILLITRNAKRGLNLYNAPKYFIASLYWHFIDVVWVFIFTVVYLMGVLG, encoded by the coding sequence ATGGATTTCAATACTAAATACACTCCTCAAACTTGGCCGAAGCACCCGGAACAAGCTACACAGGAAGGGAAAAATAAAGTCGTTGGATTTTGGATTTTCCTTGCTTGTGAGGTCGTTCTATTCGCAAGTCTATTTGCAACTTACCTAGCACTTAAAAATAAAGGTCCAGCTGGTATGGAATTCTCAACACAAAGCTTATTCGAGCTTCCACTAGCATTCATGATGACAATGTTACTATTAACGTCATCTTTAACGTCAGTTTATGCAATGTACCATATGAAGAACTATAACTTTAAAGGTATGCAAACTTGGTTAGCAATTACAGTTATTTTAGGTTTAGGGTTCTTAGGCTTAGAAATTTATGAGTTTAACCACTATGTACACATCGGGTTTGGTTATACTCAATCTGCGTTCTCTTCTGCGTTCTTTACGCTAGTAGGTACACACGGTCTTCACGTAATTATCGGTTTAGTGTGGTTTATCTTATTAATCACACGTAATGCGAAACGTGGACTTAACCTTTACAACGCACCGAAGTACTTTATCGCTTCACTATACTGGCACTTTATTGACGTTGTTTGGGTATTCATCTTCACAGTAGTTTACTTGATGGGAGTGTTGGGATAA
- the cyoE gene encoding heme o synthase, with translation MSNGRAISTARKTEPETTSFLKDFLALIKIGIVNSNLVTTFTGMWLAFQFTNGHFLERFDVVLCTMLGAAFIIGGSGALNNYIDQDIDPVMKRTKARPTVTGRFRTVHVLTISLTLLIVGEILLFTASLAAGMWGLAGILAYVVLYSMWSKRKHVSNTVVGSISGAIPPVIGWAAVEPNLGFGALALFLIMFAWQPPHFYALAMKRTEEYRAANIPMLPVVKGFKRTKVSMLCWVLSLLPLPFLLLELGTGFIVLATVLNVGWLVLAISGFNTKDDMKWASKMFIYSLNHMTILFVSMIIFSVFS, from the coding sequence ATGTCAAACGGTCGTGCAATATCGACTGCCAGAAAAACTGAACCGGAAACGACATCTTTCTTAAAAGATTTTCTCGCACTCATAAAGATTGGAATCGTTAATTCTAATTTAGTGACAACTTTTACCGGGATGTGGTTAGCTTTTCAGTTCACTAATGGTCACTTTCTAGAACGTTTCGATGTGGTATTATGTACAATGCTTGGAGCAGCTTTTATTATTGGTGGCTCTGGTGCTTTGAATAATTACATAGATCAAGATATCGATCCAGTTATGAAAAGAACGAAAGCAAGGCCAACAGTAACTGGCAGATTCAGGACTGTACATGTGTTGACAATTTCTCTCACGTTATTAATTGTAGGTGAAATTTTGTTATTTACGGCATCACTCGCTGCCGGCATGTGGGGACTAGCAGGGATTTTAGCTTATGTAGTTTTGTACTCAATGTGGTCTAAAAGAAAACACGTTAGCAATACAGTGGTGGGAAGTATTTCAGGTGCAATTCCTCCGGTAATTGGTTGGGCGGCAGTTGAGCCTAATCTCGGATTTGGCGCACTTGCGTTATTTCTTATTATGTTTGCATGGCAGCCACCGCATTTTTATGCACTTGCTATGAAACGGACAGAGGAGTACCGCGCAGCAAATATTCCGATGCTCCCTGTTGTGAAGGGCTTTAAACGTACGAAAGTGTCAATGCTCTGTTGGGTACTTTCCTTACTACCTCTACCATTTCTATTATTAGAATTAGGTACAGGGTTTATTGTTTTAGCAACAGTACTTAACGTAGGGTGGCTAGTATTAGCAATTAGCGGCTTTAATACGAAAGATGATATGAAGTGGGCAAGCAAAATGTTCATATATTCCTTGAATCATATGACTATTCTTTTTGTATCCATGATTATTTTTTCCGTATTCAGCTAA
- a CDS encoding YlaN family protein, with the protein MDTKSQASFQEKALELLSVDADKIARLIRVQMDNLTMPSCPLYEEVLDTQMFGLSREIDFAVKLGLIEREQGKGILDSLEKELSLLHEAYTDK; encoded by the coding sequence ATGGATACGAAATCACAAGCTTCCTTTCAGGAAAAAGCTTTAGAGTTATTGTCAGTTGATGCAGACAAAATTGCTCGACTAATTAGAGTTCAAATGGATAATTTGACTATGCCGTCATGTCCATTATATGAAGAAGTGTTGGATACACAAATGTTTGGCTTATCACGTGAAATAGATTTTGCTGTTAAGTTAGGATTAATTGAACGTGAGCAAGGGAAGGGAATTCTTGATTCATTAGAGAAAGAACTATCTTTATTGCATGAAGCGTATACAGACAAATAA
- the pyc gene encoding pyruvate carboxylase encodes MKSINKILVANRGEIAIRIFRACNELHIKTVAIYSREDSGAYHRYKADEAYLVGVGKKPIDAYLDIEGIISIAKDAQVDAIHPGYGFLSENVDFARRCEEEGIQFIGPTSAHLDMFGDKVKAREQAIRADIPVIPGTDGPVANIEEVEEFGEKNGYPIMIKAALGGGGRGMRMVQKPEELASAYERAKSEAKAAFGSDEVYVEKCIVKPKHIEVQILGDTEGNIIHLYERDCSIQRRHQKVVEIAPSNSISNDLRNRICDAAVKLMSNVNYINAGTVEFLVTDDEFYFIEVNPRIQVEHTITEMITGIDIVHAQIKVAQGLGLHSKEVGIPAQGNIPLFGFAIQSRVTTEDPKNDFMPDAGKLMVYRSSGGFGVRLDAGNGFQGAVVTPYYDSLLVKISTWGMTFAEAAAKMDRNLREFRIRGVKTNIPFLGNVVVHEKFLNGQFDTSFIDTTPELFEFSERKDRGTKLLNYIGNVTINGFPGVEKKAKPIFVQPDKPKIHLLTPPTPGTKQILDERGADGLVEWIKAQEDVLLTDTTFRDAHQSLLATRVRSQDMFQIADETARLMHNYFSLEMWGGATFDVAYRFLKENPWARLEKLREQVPNVLFQMLLRGANAVGYTNYPDNLIREFIKESASSGIDVFRIFDSLNWIKGMEVAIDEVRNSGKVAEAAICYTGDILDDSRAKYTVQYYKDMARELEAAGAHILAIKDMAGLLKPEAAYRLISELKDATSLPIHLHTHDTSGNGIYLYARAIEAGVDIIDTALGSMAGLTSQPSANSLYYAIKGSKREVRADIESLESLSYYWEDVRKYYTDFESGMISPHSEVYVHEMPGGQYSNLQQQAKAVGLGDRWDEVKTMYSTVNLMFGDVVKVTPSSKVVGDMALFMVQNDLTEDNVIERGQTIDFPDSVIEFFQGYLGQPHGGFPKELQEVILKDREAITVRPGELLALIDFEALEQELEAKIGRKPTNQDVLAYALYPKVFEQYSQAAESFGDISVLDTPTFLYGLKLGEEIEVEIEKGKTLIIKLVSIGESQHDGTRVIYFELNGQSRELVIQDLTVEVDGSIAQKADPANPNQIGATMPGTVLKVVVNKGSSVKRGDHLLITEAMKMETTVQAPKDGIVKEVYAVAGDAISTGDLLIELE; translated from the coding sequence ATGAAGTCAATCAATAAAATTTTAGTTGCAAACCGTGGGGAAATTGCCATCCGTATTTTCCGTGCGTGTAATGAGTTACATATTAAGACAGTTGCTATTTATTCGCGGGAAGATAGTGGTGCATACCATCGCTATAAAGCAGATGAAGCTTATCTAGTCGGAGTGGGTAAAAAACCAATCGATGCGTATTTAGATATTGAAGGAATCATTTCTATTGCAAAAGACGCTCAAGTTGATGCAATCCATCCAGGTTACGGATTTTTATCTGAAAATGTTGACTTTGCACGTCGATGTGAGGAAGAAGGCATTCAATTTATTGGACCAACATCTGCGCACTTAGACATGTTTGGGGATAAAGTAAAAGCGCGTGAACAAGCAATTCGTGCGGATATTCCAGTTATTCCTGGTACAGACGGCCCTGTAGCCAATATTGAAGAAGTTGAAGAATTTGGTGAAAAAAATGGCTATCCAATTATGATTAAAGCCGCATTAGGCGGTGGTGGTCGTGGTATGCGTATGGTGCAAAAACCTGAAGAGTTAGCCTCAGCATATGAACGCGCGAAATCAGAAGCAAAAGCTGCTTTCGGTTCAGATGAAGTGTATGTTGAAAAATGTATAGTGAAGCCAAAGCATATTGAAGTTCAAATTTTAGGGGATACAGAAGGAAATATTATACACCTTTATGAGCGTGACTGTTCAATTCAGCGCCGCCATCAAAAAGTAGTAGAAATTGCTCCTTCAAATTCCATTTCAAATGATTTACGTAATCGTATTTGTGACGCAGCTGTGAAGCTTATGAGTAATGTGAATTATATAAATGCAGGGACAGTAGAGTTTTTAGTGACTGACGATGAATTTTATTTCATCGAAGTAAATCCTCGTATTCAAGTAGAGCACACTATTACTGAAATGATTACAGGGATTGACATTGTACATGCGCAAATTAAAGTCGCGCAAGGGCTTGGACTACATTCAAAAGAAGTTGGTATCCCAGCACAGGGAAATATTCCGTTATTTGGTTTTGCGATTCAATCGCGGGTAACGACAGAAGATCCGAAAAATGACTTTATGCCAGATGCAGGTAAATTAATGGTATACCGTTCAAGCGGTGGGTTTGGCGTACGATTAGATGCAGGTAATGGTTTCCAGGGTGCGGTTGTAACTCCTTACTATGATTCATTACTTGTAAAAATCTCAACTTGGGGTATGACGTTTGCTGAAGCAGCAGCGAAAATGGACCGTAACTTACGTGAGTTCCGTATTCGTGGCGTAAAAACAAATATTCCATTCCTGGGCAATGTCGTTGTCCATGAAAAGTTTTTAAATGGTCAGTTCGATACGAGCTTTATCGATACGACGCCTGAATTATTTGAATTCTCAGAAAGAAAAGACCGTGGTACAAAACTATTAAACTATATCGGGAACGTAACAATTAACGGTTTCCCAGGTGTTGAAAAGAAAGCAAAACCAATTTTCGTACAACCAGACAAGCCAAAAATTCATTTATTAACACCACCAACACCAGGTACGAAGCAAATTTTAGATGAGCGCGGTGCAGATGGTTTAGTCGAATGGATTAAAGCGCAGGAAGATGTACTGCTAACGGATACAACATTCCGTGATGCGCATCAATCACTGCTTGCAACACGTGTGCGCTCACAAGATATGTTCCAAATTGCAGACGAAACAGCGCGTCTAATGCATAATTACTTCTCGCTAGAAATGTGGGGCGGTGCAACATTTGACGTAGCATACCGTTTCTTAAAAGAAAACCCATGGGCACGTTTAGAAAAATTACGTGAACAAGTACCGAACGTGCTATTCCAAATGTTATTGCGTGGAGCAAATGCAGTAGGTTACACAAACTATCCAGATAATTTAATCCGTGAATTCATCAAAGAATCAGCTTCGTCAGGAATCGATGTATTCCGCATTTTCGACAGCTTAAACTGGATTAAAGGGATGGAAGTAGCTATTGATGAAGTTCGCAATTCAGGAAAAGTTGCAGAAGCGGCAATTTGCTATACGGGTGATATTTTAGACGATTCTCGTGCGAAATACACAGTACAGTACTACAAAGACATGGCGCGTGAGCTAGAAGCGGCAGGAGCGCATATTTTAGCAATTAAAGATATGGCAGGGCTTCTTAAACCGGAAGCAGCGTATCGTTTAATTTCAGAATTGAAGGATGCAACAAGCTTACCGATTCACTTACACACACATGATACTAGTGGTAATGGTATTTATTTATATGCAAGAGCAATCGAAGCAGGCGTAGACATTATTGATACAGCGTTAGGTTCAATGGCAGGCTTAACTTCACAACCAAGCGCAAACTCGCTTTACTATGCTATAAAAGGCTCAAAACGTGAAGTACGTGCGGATATCGAATCACTTGAAAGCTTATCTTACTACTGGGAAGATGTACGCAAATACTACACAGACTTTGAATCAGGCATGATTAGCCCGCATTCAGAAGTGTACGTACACGAAATGCCAGGTGGTCAATATAGTAACCTACAACAGCAAGCAAAAGCAGTAGGACTAGGCGATCGCTGGGATGAAGTGAAGACAATGTACTCTACTGTCAATTTAATGTTTGGTGATGTTGTGAAAGTTACACCTTCTTCAAAAGTAGTTGGTGATATGGCCTTATTTATGGTGCAAAATGATTTAACAGAAGACAATGTAATTGAGCGTGGTCAAACAATCGACTTCCCCGATTCAGTTATTGAGTTTTTCCAGGGTTATTTAGGACAACCTCATGGCGGATTCCCAAAAGAACTACAAGAAGTAATTTTAAAAGACCGCGAAGCGATTACAGTGCGTCCAGGTGAGTTACTAGCTCTAATTGATTTCGAGGCGTTAGAGCAAGAGTTAGAGGCTAAAATCGGCCGTAAACCGACAAACCAAGATGTATTAGCGTACGCATTATATCCAAAAGTATTCGAACAATATTCGCAAGCGGCGGAATCGTTCGGGGATATTTCAGTTTTAGATACGCCAACATTCCTATATGGTTTAAAACTTGGAGAAGAAATCGAAGTTGAAATCGAAAAAGGGAAAACATTAATTATTAAATTGGTGTCTATTGGTGAATCACAACATGACGGTACACGAGTTATTTACTTTGAGTTAAATGGTCAATCTCGTGAACTTGTTATTCAAGATTTAACAGTGGAAGTGGATGGCAGTATCGCACAAAAGGCAGATCCAGCCAATCCAAACCAAATTGGTGCAACAATGCCAGGTACGGTACTAAAAGTCGTTGTGAACAAAGGAAGCTCTGTAAAGCGTGGGGATCATTTGTTAATTACGGAAGCAATGAAAATGGAAACAACGGTACAAGCACCGAAAGATGGTATTGTCAAAGAAGTATACGCTGTAGCAGGTGACGCAATTTCAACTGGTGACCTATTAATTGAATTAGAATAA
- a CDS encoding COX15/CtaA family protein yields the protein MQQKHSKYLKWFAVAATIGMLLILLGGALVTKTDSGLGCGRNWPDCNGSLIPKVITTEVLIEFSHRVVTGAVSIFILILTVWTWRSLGHIREVKFLGFLAMFFLIAQALIGAAQVLWGQGDFILALHFGISLISFAAVLLLTLIVFEVDTKFDADRIYIGDKLKWHTIGVTLYSYIVVYTGALVRHTEASLVCPDWPFCRNDEPFAIPYNMYEWVQMGHRFAVLLIFIWIAYITWHVVKNYSNQRVIYWGWITAFVIVCLQVVAGMLVVLLKLQLFVALMHSLLISLLFGLLCYMILLVSRSK from the coding sequence ATGCAACAAAAACATAGTAAATATTTAAAATGGTTTGCTGTTGCGGCAACAATCGGTATGTTGCTTATCCTCTTAGGCGGAGCACTCGTTACGAAAACAGATAGTGGATTAGGCTGTGGTCGAAATTGGCCAGATTGTAACGGATCTCTTATTCCTAAAGTAATTACAACTGAAGTATTGATTGAATTTTCACACCGCGTTGTGACAGGTGCTGTCTCTATTTTCATTCTGATTTTAACAGTTTGGACATGGCGCTCACTAGGACATATTCGTGAAGTTAAGTTTTTAGGCTTTTTAGCCATGTTTTTCCTAATAGCGCAAGCATTAATTGGTGCTGCACAAGTATTATGGGGACAAGGCGACTTTATTTTAGCATTACATTTTGGTATTTCTCTCATTTCTTTTGCAGCGGTGTTACTGCTTACATTGATAGTTTTTGAGGTTGATACAAAGTTTGATGCAGATAGAATCTATATAGGCGATAAATTAAAATGGCATACAATCGGTGTTACGCTTTATTCTTACATCGTTGTTTATACAGGGGCACTAGTTCGTCATACTGAAGCTAGTTTAGTATGTCCAGATTGGCCTTTTTGTCGTAATGATGAACCTTTTGCCATTCCGTACAATATGTACGAATGGGTACAAATGGGGCATCGTTTCGCAGTATTGTTAATTTTCATTTGGATTGCTTATATTACATGGCATGTAGTGAAAAATTATTCAAACCAACGCGTGATCTATTGGGGTTGGATTACCGCTTTCGTCATCGTTTGTCTACAAGTAGTAGCAGGTATGTTAGTCGTATTACTAAAATTGCAATTGTTTGTTGCGCTTATGCACTCATTGCTAATTTCATTATTATTCGGTTTACTCTGCTACATGATTTTGCTTGTATCACGAAGTAAGTAA
- a CDS encoding cbb3-type cytochrome c oxidase subunit I: MSSVAKKKGFGAHVWDYLTTVDHKKIAIMYLVAGTLFFAIAGFEALLMRVQLMIPNNDFISAGLFNELLTMHGTTMLFLAATPLLFAFMNAIVPLQIGARDVAFPFLNSLGFWLFFLGAIFLHLSFFMGGAPDAGWTSYASLSLYSPGHGIDFYVLGLQISGAGTLISGINFLVTIITMRAPGMTFMRMPLFTWTSMVSSALILFAFPPLTVGLFLMLVDRMFGANFFDHTMGGNTIIWEHLFWIFGHPEVYILVLPAFGLFSEIIPVFARKRLFGYSSMVFATILIGFLGFMVWAHHMFTTGLGATANAIFAVATMAIAVPTGMKVFNWIMTIWGGSIKVTVPMLYALGFIPSFVAGGVTGVMQATAPLDYQLHDSYFIVAHFHYVIVGGIVTALFGSAHFYWPIMFNRTLGEKLGVLTFWVFFIGFHLTFFLQHFLGLMGMPRRVFTYMGGQGWDLFNMISTVGAMMMGLGVVLLVINVLLSIKSEPVNRRDYWGDGRSLEWALETPLPFYNFKQTPLVRGYDPYWIEKSEGNKEGMVYAEPVGEIHMPNNSILPLVISIGTFVAAFGALYHPDGVSWSIPVIVIGLGMTVVAMIIRSLKDDHGFHVHVEEIEAIEKDLAAYRATGKKGGNK, translated from the coding sequence GTGAGCTCTGTCGCAAAGAAAAAGGGCTTTGGAGCACATGTATGGGACTATTTAACAACTGTCGATCATAAGAAAATCGCTATTATGTATTTAGTCGCTGGTACATTGTTCTTCGCTATCGCAGGTTTCGAAGCGTTATTAATGCGTGTTCAGTTAATGATCCCAAATAACGATTTCATCTCTGCAGGCCTATTTAACGAATTATTAACAATGCATGGTACGACGATGCTATTCTTAGCAGCCACGCCATTGCTATTTGCATTTATGAATGCTATTGTCCCACTCCAAATTGGTGCCCGTGACGTAGCGTTTCCATTCTTAAACTCACTAGGATTCTGGTTATTCTTCCTAGGAGCTATTTTCCTTCACCTATCATTCTTTATGGGTGGAGCACCGGATGCAGGTTGGACTTCTTATGCATCATTATCTTTATACTCTCCAGGTCATGGTATTGACTTCTATGTACTTGGTTTACAAATTTCTGGTGCGGGTACGCTAATTTCAGGTATCAACTTCCTTGTAACAATTATTACAATGCGTGCACCTGGTATGACATTTATGCGTATGCCATTATTCACTTGGACTTCTATGGTATCAAGTGCATTAATCTTATTCGCATTCCCTCCACTTACAGTTGGTTTATTCCTAATGCTAGTGGACCGTATGTTCGGGGCAAACTTCTTCGATCATACAATGGGTGGTAACACAATTATTTGGGAACACTTATTCTGGATCTTTGGTCACCCTGAAGTATATATCTTAGTACTACCAGCGTTTGGTTTATTCTCTGAAATTATTCCTGTTTTTGCTCGTAAACGCTTATTCGGATATTCTTCAATGGTATTTGCTACAATCTTAATTGGGTTCCTTGGCTTCATGGTATGGGCCCACCATATGTTTACAACGGGTCTTGGCGCGACTGCTAACGCAATCTTCGCTGTAGCAACAATGGCTATCGCAGTACCAACAGGTATGAAGGTATTTAACTGGATTATGACTATTTGGGGCGGTTCAATTAAAGTTACAGTACCAATGCTTTATGCGCTTGGTTTCATCCCGTCATTCGTTGCGGGTGGTGTTACAGGGGTAATGCAAGCAACTGCACCTCTTGACTACCAATTACACGATTCTTACTTTATCGTAGCTCACTTCCACTATGTAATCGTAGGTGGTATCGTAACTGCGTTATTCGGTTCAGCACACTTCTACTGGCCGATTATGTTCAACCGTACTTTAGGTGAAAAACTAGGCGTACTTACTTTCTGGGTATTCTTCATTGGTTTCCACTTAACGTTCTTCTTACAACATTTCTTAGGTTTAATGGGTATGCCACGTCGTGTATTCACATACATGGGCGGCCAAGGCTGGGATTTATTCAACATGATCTCAACTGTTGGTGCAATGATGATGGGTCTAGGCGTAGTTTTACTTGTAATTAATGTATTATTATCGATTAAATCAGAACCAGTTAATCGTCGCGATTACTGGGGAGATGGTCGTTCTCTTGAATGGGCATTGGAAACTCCACTACCATTCTATAATTTTAAACAAACTCCACTTGTTCGTGGATATGACCCGTATTGGATTGAAAAATCTGAAGGTAACAAAGAGGGTATGGTTTATGCTGAGCCAGTAGGCGAAATTCATATGCCAAACAACTCAATTTTACCGTTAGTAATTTCTATCGGTACATTTGTTGCTGCATTCGGTGCACTGTATCACCCGGATGGCGTATCTTGGTCAATTCCGGTAATCGTAATTGGTCTTGGTATGACTGTTGTGGCTATGATTATTCGTTCTCTTAAAGATGACCACGGTTTCCACGTGCATGTTGAAGAAATCGAAGCAATCGAAAAAGATTTAGCTGCTTACCGTGCAACAGGTAAAAAAGGAGGTAACAAGTAA
- the coxB gene encoding cytochrome c oxidase subunit II, with translation MMKGLKKWRLFSLLTVMTVFLSACGEDYLSTLRPAGAVGKEQLNILLFTTAIMTLVVIVVSVIYLIAFFKFRRSRVGENAMPKQVEGSHTLEIIWTVIPIILLLILAVPTLNSTYKFADVAAMDEVDEDGNKTALTVNVTAKLYWWEFEYPEQGIVTAQELVVPTGEKVYFNLKAADVKHSFWIPAVGGKMDTNVENVNKFYLEFGKESKDLNEGEGVFYGKCAELCGPSHALMDFKVKTLDRTAFDAWVASMQATEGQVASKESSDLGEATFANSCLGCHAVSGVGVGGAMAPNLATFGDRNRVAGFLDHTEAEVVNWLQNSDELKPGNLMPLYDSMSQEELDAIAKYLMTLSVEK, from the coding sequence ATGATGAAAGGGCTTAAAAAATGGCGTTTATTCTCGCTGTTAACAGTAATGACAGTTTTCCTTTCTGCATGTGGAGAAGATTATCTTTCTACACTAAGACCAGCAGGCGCAGTAGGGAAAGAGCAACTGAACATTCTTCTGTTCACAACTGCAATCATGACACTTGTAGTTATCGTCGTATCAGTTATCTATTTAATTGCTTTCTTTAAGTTCCGCCGTTCAAGAGTTGGCGAGAACGCAATGCCAAAGCAAGTGGAAGGTAGTCACACACTTGAAATAATTTGGACAGTAATTCCAATTATTTTATTACTTATCTTAGCTGTTCCAACTTTAAACTCTACTTATAAATTTGCAGATGTTGCTGCAATGGACGAAGTAGACGAAGATGGAAACAAAACTGCATTGACTGTAAACGTAACTGCAAAATTATATTGGTGGGAGTTTGAGTACCCAGAACAAGGAATTGTTACAGCACAAGAGCTTGTAGTTCCAACTGGAGAAAAAGTTTACTTCAATTTAAAAGCAGCTGACGTTAAGCACTCATTCTGGATTCCAGCTGTTGGTGGTAAAATGGATACTAACGTTGAAAACGTAAACAAATTCTATTTAGAATTCGGTAAGGAATCGAAAGACTTAAACGAAGGCGAAGGCGTATTCTATGGTAAATGTGCTGAGCTTTGTGGTCCTTCGCATGCTTTAATGGATTTCAAAGTTAAAACTTTAGACCGTACTGCATTTGATGCATGGGTAGCTTCAATGCAAGCGACTGAAGGTCAAGTAGCTTCTAAAGAGTCTTCGGACCTAGGTGAAGCAACATTCGCTAACAGTTGCTTAGGCTGTCACGCAGTGTCTGGTGTTGGTGTTGGTGGTGCAATGGCGCCAAACTTAGCTACTTTCGGTGATCGTAACCGTGTTGCTGGTTTCTTAGATCATACAGAAGCAGAAGTAGTAAACTGGTTACAAAACTCAGACGAGTTAAAACCAGGAAACTTAATGCCCTTATACGATTCTATGTCTCAAGAAGAATTGGATGCAATTGCCAAATACTTAATGACACTATCAGTAGAAAAATAA
- a CDS encoding cytochrome C oxidase subunit IV family protein codes for MSQEAHVETRTQAQYEYDRHHNKVHMRKQVVNFAIMILLTFIAFTTVVAGFSATFILPLILLLAGIQVVLQLYAFMHMEDREMHMIGVIEFFMWSGIFIALTFFVAFTTIIWW; via the coding sequence ATGTCACAAGAAGCTCACGTAGAAACTCGTACACAAGCACAATACGAATATGACCGTCATCATAATAAGGTTCATATGCGTAAACAAGTAGTAAACTTTGCGATTATGATTTTATTAACATTCATTGCGTTTACTACGGTGGTAGCTGGCTTCTCAGCTACATTTATCTTGCCACTAATTTTATTATTAGCAGGCATTCAAGTAGTTTTACAACTGTATGCTTTCATGCATATGGAAGATCGAGAAATGCACATGATCGGGGTTATTGAATTCTTCATGTGGAGCGGTATATTCATCGCGTTAACATTCTTTGTTGCGTTCACTACTATTATTTGGTGGTAA
- a CDS encoding FtsW/RodA/SpoVE family cell cycle protein, which translates to MKKYFALYFRNFDYPLFFTYIFLCIFGLVMIYSSSMMVAIVYEEESPDYFYKKQLLNLLFVAAPLFVIAAIMPYRRLSNKYLLGFLMIVMIVLEIWLTIDGIGKEQTGSKSWINLFGLTTFQPSEYAKLFVIVYFAGSFYKKSLKKDSIQSLTAEDIKFPIFIWLLILGCVSLETDIGAVGIIFVIAMSVVFASGMEGSALRRLVTTIGGFGALVVGVLLLIKRDSIFNESRLGRFTSYRNPFEYSDGSGHQVINGYYAIGSGGLEGKGLGQSVQKLGYLPEPQTDFIMAIIAEELGLLGVSIVIFGLGFIVLRGFWIAMVTKDPLARMLATGISTWIGLQTFINLGGLSGIIPLTGVTLPFISYGGTSIVLLSLAIGILINVSTNYKLEKKSYRELRRNEVNQ; encoded by the coding sequence ATGAAAAAATATTTCGCGCTATATTTCCGGAACTTCGACTATCCTTTGTTTTTTACATATATATTTTTATGTATTTTCGGATTAGTAATGATTTATAGTTCCAGTATGATGGTAGCAATCGTGTATGAAGAAGAAAGTCCAGATTACTTTTACAAAAAACAGTTATTAAATTTACTATTTGTAGCAGCACCATTGTTTGTCATCGCGGCAATTATGCCGTACCGAAGATTAAGTAATAAGTATTTACTTGGTTTCTTAATGATCGTTATGATTGTGCTAGAAATATGGTTGACAATTGATGGAATTGGTAAAGAACAAACCGGTTCCAAAAGTTGGATTAATCTTTTTGGTTTAACAACGTTTCAGCCATCCGAATATGCGAAGTTATTTGTCATTGTGTATTTCGCAGGGTCCTTTTATAAAAAAAGTCTGAAAAAAGATTCGATTCAGTCATTAACGGCCGAAGATATTAAATTTCCAATTTTTATATGGTTGTTAATTTTAGGTTGTGTATCGCTGGAAACCGATATTGGTGCAGTAGGTATTATCTTCGTCATTGCGATGTCTGTTGTATTTGCAAGTGGCATGGAGGGGAGTGCGCTACGCCGATTAGTGACAACTATAGGAGGCTTTGGGGCTTTAGTTGTCGGCGTGTTATTGCTTATAAAGCGTGATTCCATTTTCAATGAGAGTCGTTTAGGGCGTTTTACATCGTATCGAAATCCGTTTGAATATTCTGATGGATCGGGTCACCAAGTTATTAATGGCTATTATGCGATTGGTTCAGGTGGCTTAGAAGGAAAGGGCTTAGGTCAATCTGTTCAAAAACTTGGGTATTTACCAGAGCCCCAAACGGATTTTATTATGGCTATTATTGCAGAAGAGCTAGGTTTACTTGGTGTGTCCATCGTTATATTTGGTCTAGGGTTTATTGTGCTACGCGGTTTTTGGATCGCAATGGTTACAAAAGACCCGTTAGCGCGTATGCTTGCTACGGGCATTTCTACTTGGATAGGGTTACAAACATTTATTAACCTCGGTGGTTTGTCGGGAATTATCCCGTTAACTGGAGTAACGCTACCTTTTATTAGTTATGGCGGTACTTCTATAGTATTACTTTCTCTAGCAATTGGGATACTTATTAACGTTTCCACTAACTACAAATTAGAAAAAAAAAGTTATAGGGAGTTGAGAAGAAATGAAGTCAATCAATAA